GGATGGAGTGTCTTCTTGAATGCttcttaaaaatgttatttgaaGGATGATCAGCAACTTAAGATCCAGGTGGCTCTGGATTTAAGATACCTTCTGGGCGTATAAGCTTTACAATTGTCAATCTActggttttgtttttaatacGAAGGAACTTTGTGAATTAGATCTGCTTAAATTGGAGTGGGATGTTTTTATTCTTAAGGAAACAGTTCAATAATATATCGAAGTAATTCTTGTTCCAATATGCATATATGCGAATATAtgattcatttatattttacttattagAATAACTAGAGTAAATCATTATTAAGCTAAGAGATTTATTGCACCATTTATCTTGAAGGCTATTGAGGATTTGAAAGATTATGCTAGCAATGTTTCGGTTGAAATGGCACATTATTAGTTCCACTTAGAACTGCTATATTGAGAAATGCATCTAAATCCTTTTTCCTAACTGCTTAGAGTGTATTTTCTGTTGTTCCTTGTTGATTGTTTTTGTACATGTTGCATCTTTTCATTTGAACTAGGCTAATGTGGACTGTGTGGTCATACGTTAGTATGTTCTTCTCATTTTTACCGTGTCACATTTTGATTTCAATCAATGTGGATGGTGGTTGCATGTAGTTCCTAATTTATGTATGAAAAGGCTAAATATCATCTAAATATCATCTACTAACCTCTATTGTTTTTTAATCAGGCTGGCCTTGCTCTTGGGGATCTAAAGTCAATTAAGGATCTATATGATTTTAAGACATTATCGGTACTTTTCCTCATTGGTTTTGTTTCCATAGTTCCAACACTTCTGAAGAGAAAGAGAGTATACGAATGAAGTTGTGCGAGCCTAGCTTGCGTTATACATTTTGTCAAAAGATAAGTTACGTTATCAGAGAAGATAGTATTGAAGAAAGATATCAATGAGAAAGGGTGTATTGTTATTAACTTAAACAGTAGCATGTGCTCCATATTATTTTCTGTGGTGGAGCCTAAGTTTTTTATgtttccctttttattttttggttgtGTGGAGGAGAGAGCAAGGGTAAACATAGCTGAGTGAGTGGTGTACAATCGATTGAGCTACGGTTACGAGGCTTTGTTGGAGCGTTAAATTACACATACTGACATTAACGGCATCAAGAAGGTTGTGGTGTTTGTTTAGCGATGCAGTATGCATACTTGCTTCGCACCATATAGGATCTGACTTTTATCCGTTAGTGttgctttttcaatttgtaGAGAATTTTAACCGTTACTCTTCCTGTCGTTAGAGTCACCTGGTATTCTTATCCAATTTGATGCTCTATCTCCAACAGGAAGTCATCTCAATGTTGCGTATAAACTTAGGACGAAACGGACTGATGTTTGTATAATATCAGCCACATACTGCAATCTGCACTTAAAGAATTGGTGTTTAGTTCCATTCCATTGCTCGTCATTCATAacttcaattataaaatttattctatGTCAATATCGCTAAAAGCCAATCACGTTTGTAGTTAATATTGCATTAGCTGACGAAGCTTAGGCATAGTTAAGTCAGAACATTTATAGAATTACTTGTGAACCAGTTGCATTTTACACTAAGTCGTTTCGATTTTCAAATGAATGTTTCCATAAAAACTGACATTTATATTGTATTCTTATTAAGAATACCATAAAATGAGTACGAACAGCTTGAGCATCAAAAAATTTGCTCCTTACAATGTCattatatgttatattaaaatatagtagTAGCAGGCATTGGGATCTTCCTCAccacaaattatatataacaacGGATCGTTTTAGATTTGAGCCTATTTTTATACGATTGATATTTGAGGTAGGAAATCTATGTTTGTATGGAAGTTATACGCCTATGTTGCACTGAACCATTACAATTTAAAGGTCAGTGTTTGGATGTAGTTAAAATGTTGCCTACTGGTTTTTCAGAGTATAGGAAAATATAGATGCTTGCAAATATCAAAATTGGACTTGCTTACTAAAATTTGGCACGAGAAGTATTAATGTGTTAAGAAAATTTCGCATAAACTCACTAAATCTGGCAAGTTTCTTAATTTGGTAAAATTCTTTTTAGAATTACCAAAATAACAAGACATCTAGCAATATTAATCAGGTTAAGTGTGCTACTAACCCTTCTCTTTTTGCATGGTTCGAGCACACTTTGGGTCAGTCATACACAAACAAAATTCATAATACATAAGGAAAAATCCACAGGATATTGACAAATTTGAACCCATTACTTGTTTCCAGAGAGCATACGAGAAAAGTGAGGACGTTCTAGATTTTCAAAAGAACAATAGGAAAAGTTTCGAAGTTTTGTATAGttagttttctttatttctttctttttaaccaaccaaatgaaacaataaatatttcCTTCCCGTTCTCTGTtctcagaaaaaaaaaggaatacatttttctttcttattaacCATTTGATGTTTGGCGTGTGTTTAAGGTTTTTACCTCCTGCATATAGGAATGGAACTAATTAAAAGAGGATAAGCCAATTAGTtataatctttaaattaaatttcttccAGCCATTCTTCTATGGAAGGCAAGAAGAAAACTGACTACAATTCCAAGCAAACAAAAGCACATTATGAGCTTAAATTGGAACGTGTAACTTGGAGCTAAAGAAATAGCAATGTATTTCTAATTAAAGCAACTTTGGAAGCGGGAGATtacaataatacaaaattacaatatgCAATTACATTTCTAATTAAAGCAACACTAATAAAGGCGGCATGATTGCATAAAATTGGAGATGAAGAAGCTACAGTATAGGGACAGTTCACAAGATGTTCATGATTCGGAATCCTTCGATTTGATATCGTCCATAGTAACTTTTGGGTAGTTCTCATAGCCCATAATGCTATTTATCCGTATGCGTGTATGTGGCTGTCACATGTTGAAAATCAACACAATGTCAAGCATTTCCATAACAGGGACGAAATCATATTTTCAACTAAGCTTTATTAGGTGAGATGTCacaagattttttaatttttattcagtTTCGGTTAAGTCACTGTATGATTTAAGTAGCATAACATTAATGCCATGGTAATCTTGCACCACTCAGTATAATAAGTGGAATTAGTTATAGCCACTTCAAAAATATGGTGAAGTGATGACTGCCATGGAAGGAGATGTCTAGTTCCCAAATTTATGGTACCAAAGGCatgaaatgttattttcatGATAACCAAACTTTGTCATTTTACTTCTACATTAATCAAAAGCTCGGACAGATCACTCCACCAAACTGTCTAAGAAGGGTGGGGTGATAGTTTGCATGAGATGCTAGGTTTAAACCTCATTATTGCTATTGTACACCAACAATAAAATGGAGCAAAATCAGGgttaacaaaatatgaaaaaatagcATTTCATTGAGACAGAAGCTTCATGGAAAAAGGAGCATTAACACCAAGAAATTGCAGGGGTTTGTTATTCTGTCCCCTGGTTGAATTTAACTTCTTCGCAAAAAGTAACTagataaaagaaagaacaaCTGAAAACCAAAGATGAAAATGCGTTTTAACAATTTGCATGCATGTATTACTGCTTGTTGTAACTTACAATGGCTTATAACTAGCCAAGAACATAATTTACCCGAAGTCAGTCACACACACAAAGAAGATGAACTCACATATTTTCATGCTCCCTCAAGAGAAAATAAGGTACGAGAATTCACCCATACGAAGAAATAATTCCCAACCACTCCCTCCCAAGCCATGCACATCAACATTTCAATTgcaaaatatttgataaataatttgattgcaCAAGTTAAAGCATAACGGTTGTACCTGTCTGTGTCCAATGTTTCTGCGATAgtgcttcttctttttatatttgaagaCAATTACTTTGGGGTCTAAACCCTGCATTAAAATTAAAGTGGTAGGTAGaagatttcttttaaaaatattatccaGAGAAGATaaacgaaaagaaaaaggtgtACCTGCTCTTCAACAGTTGCATATACCACAGCATTTGTAACTATTGGTTTCCCAATGTAGCAAGATGTATCAGTGCCAACCAGTAAAACTTTGTGCAAGGCAATCTGTAGTTACCAACAACTAAATTAAACtggtaataaaataatcttttggAAATTAGAGCAGTTTTTCATATAGTTATCTCTTGAGCTGGCATCAACATCAACCCGAACCACTCGTAAAAATAACTTCATTTCCCCAGCTTAGGCCAAGTTTCTTAAACAGACTTTTCTGTCATAACCTTTAAATCTACATGTCCTAAACCATGGTTCAGATCATTAATAGGTCCTAAATCTACAATCAGTTAAATTTTCACGATAATTAATCGTACAAGGAAAAGAAATGGagctttcttaattttatatgtatatgagTACACTAGTCAATAAACTTAATTCTCCAAATATATATCTTGTACTTTGGAGAGCCAAACCTTTGATATAATAAATGAACAGATAAATTGTCTGTCAGTTGCAGATACATTTTCTTGTGACTACTAAttacatcaataataataacatactATGGTATTTTGCCTTTAAAAAATGACATGCTGTAATTCATGCACTTTCGCATACATAAACACTATTCAAGTGATTATTACCCCGCTGCCATCACGCTCAAATCACAGTAATTTTAAAAGCAGTAATGTTTGGGGAGAAAGTGATGGTAGTAAGCTGGTGATGCATATAACCAAAgacagaaaaaaagaagaaaaaaacattgaaagaGTTTTAAGAATGATGCAAATCTCTGGCTGATGAGTTAAAGCGTATCTATTACTTGAGCTAGAGGGAGACCGACCGAGAAAAATTACATACATCAGCATGACGGATTGAGAAGTCAGGGGTTTGTCTACAGAGATAATTTCAGAATAGAATATTACAACATCATTTGATCCATGTAGCAAACTCCACCTAGTAAGAAAAGGTTTTATATTGTTCCAAAACAGAGAAGTTAAGGAGTAAACAAGCTATCATAGTTATGCACCTTATCATTAACATTTGCACCTGACAACCTCTGAACAACAAGCTTTCGCCCGGGGTGAACAATATATTGGCGTGAACCAATCTAGAtaatacaacaaaaacaagttCAGAATCACACAAGACAGAAAATAATATTAGCAGAAACCCCATAGAAAATCCTATTTACCCCATCCAACAAACTTAAGTGGAACAATAAAACAACACTTCAAAAAACCAGAATTAACTGTTTTAATCGATGGCCGCCACTTTACAATAGCGCCAAAAGCATAtataagcaataattaaaagcATTTGGCAGCCTCAAATCTTGTAGTACAATTGCAATTGGCCAGAAACCTCATCTGGGTCAACAATTTTAAACCGCAGCTTGCAACTTTTCCACACTGGGTCATCGAATCCCATACCCAACTTCAGAGAAAGAAAGTCATTCCCAATTCATTAATCAGAACTCACCATTACGACTGCGAAGAGACCGGGCTCCCATGAGGGTGCCTTAGCCGAGACAATCTGAGTCGGTTCTGGCTCGGTTGAACCGGTTTCTGTTTCGGTTTGGGCCACCGCAGATTCTGAGGACTTGGGAACGGGTGCGAGAGGTGAACGAGGAGAGAATGTGAAATTGTAAGAGTGAGAAGGAAAACGATTGAGATTGAAAGGTTGAGAAAATAGAGGTTTAGGGTTGTGAGAAATGGTGCAATGGGTTCCGAATGTAGCGCACAGAGTTGAAACAGTGGCAGTGGCCATTTTTGAGAgacctctctctctcttcttctcagGCCTATCTATCCTCTCTTCTTTCCTATCCCTTTTCtcttctcacttttatttttcacccaaaaattatttttaaattggttttactatttttttttctttaactagaAATTGAACAAATGAAAATACGGTACGCTACACGTTGAAACTTTGCggacaaacaaataaaaaaaaaaattgcgcgatttgatattttttagatggataataataattagataatattttttgacaatatttttatttttgatctaaaattatttcataatcaataataataatcataaatatcatcaTGCActaattataacatataaatgatatttaaatattataaaaaaatgttgtgtaaGTATCATTAGACATTTTAGATTTCAACCTGTTGAGGTAATATTCCTACGTTATATCACAAAACTAATTATTcctgtatattattttaactaaaattagaacaaccaaaataaataaggaTGAACTCAAGTATAAGTAAAAGTATTATAGAGAATTTATACAGCTCAATTTGATGTTGTTATCCtcgatttattttatatagatgTCAGAATGAGTCAAATTAATGGGTTGTTCAATCTGATCCATTTAGTTTACTTAGAACTAATCTTTACAATATTGATTTTTATGACTTATCATGGATTGAGTTAAACCAGTTATAATACCTAAttcaaaatagttatttttaacatagaaagatataaaataaaatatgttttgggATAAATTATTATcgtaaaaaaattagaaaatgagaatttttaaaaatagaaaaatgttttaaataaaattcttacCAAGAAATTGTGATCATATAAAATATGTTCAGCTTAAAATTAAgctatatttttatcaaattggtAAGAactaattgtaaaaatatatttagttgaTTTAAGTATTTAACATATGAAATTTGTACactaataaaacataaaaagataactcattttattataactaaaatgtttaaatatgttACATTAAAATTGCAATTGTTCAATGTttgaaactttaattttgttttcttctcttactttataaattaatggaTTTAATATCTTCTTTCTAACAATGTTAAATTTCCTCTCATACATTATCACTTGTCGTTTGTACTAAGCGAGAAGATGATACCAACAATACCTCCAATCACTTTGTCGACaagtaatataataatgatGCATGTGATAGGTACAAAATAAGACAAGAAAtgaacatgagtttatatacataaaagatACTTCCATTGGTAAGAAGTATTTTAAAGTGATATTAAAAGCAAATTTATAAGGACATGACTCAAAATGGATAATATCTTACCAGTGTGGAGATCTATAtgtacaaaaacatatttaaccctctCTATCAACCAAGTTAGGTTAGTCCACTTAGATAAGAATCGGACTCAAATTTTAAAGGCAACATGTCTATGTAGCTTGAAAAATAATAGCAACATATTTCCTTTCTCTTTACTCAACACAAACACATAAAGCCAATTTACCTTGTATGTATGTTGAGTCTATTTGACTTCACCGAATACAGAGTtccaatgtaaaatatataataatcatgTGTATGAAAAATTAACTATGACTTTTCTTCTATCATATGTTTCCTAACGGCACTAAGGATCTCAATAAGCATATTAGGATGAGTCATTCACTCCTAAACCAGGAAATAATGAAGTTTTATGATTGCTGTTCATGACTTTGCTTCTACAACCACCTGGTTCGCCCCTTCTCATCATTGTTTGAAACTCCCCATAATTAATTCTCCCATCCTGAAAAAGGACacaaattagaaaagaaaaacattatctGCTTCAGAAAGAAAGGTATCATAggtaaattcattcaaatatcaGAGAAAGAAAAGCCTTATTTTGGGACAGCTAAAATAGAAGACCTGAGAGACCAAGGTTAAGAAGGAAGCATTAACAGAACGTTATTGGCATTTAAAATTTGGCTCAATATCAGTGATATAGATTAATAgctcaaataaaaataaggttgGAGATGATATTTAAAGGGTTTATTTTAGAAACCTGAGAATTTAGTAAATATtgctaaaaacattttcaatattGAAAAAAACTTTAGAATAAACACGTAAAAGGCAGAAATGACAATTCAAAAACATAGCAAAAGTTGTAAACATGGAATCCTTATGCAGTATTTGATCCTAATGGTTGACTTGCAAGAGAAACAAGAAAGTAGAAACATATTTTCACTTTCACTAATTTTAGTGATAACGTGTTCAAGTGATGTCAACAATTTTATTGCCAAACTAAATGAATTCAACAACGAAGTTCAGTTAAACTAAGCAGAGAGTGACAACAGTCACATCAACAAGTACTATTGATCAGAGGAACTTACATCGTCTTGGTCAATCTCTTTGATCATCTCATCCAGATGCAACTCACCAAGGCCGAAGTCTTTACAAGCCTGTTGAAGCTCATCAATGGTGATGTAACCACTGCCATCTTTATCAAAATAGGAAAAAGCAGCAACTAAATTCTCTTCTCTTTCCATCTTATTCAAGTGCATTGTAGCTGCGAGAAATTCACCATAGTCTATTGTTCCATTGTTGTCTATATCAGCCTGCCAAAGTGCACAAGAGAGACCAGTTAAAGATCACCCAGTTCAACGTATACAAAAGAAGCAAAAAATATATGAAGCTTTTTCACATAACACCTCAGTTTGTATTGCATTCTTTTCTATATTAACAATAATCTACCTACCGCATCCATAAGGGATCTAATTTCAGATTCCATGAGATCACATCCCACACTTTTCAAACCATCTTTGAGTTCTTGAAAAGTGATTGTCCCGCTATTGTCTTCGTCAATCATTTTAAATATCTCTTTTAAGCCACCTATTTCCTCCTCCGAAAGTCTTTCTACTATGACCTGAAGAATTTTTCAACGTAAAATATTAGTGCACGACTTATATGAACACAATACTGTACAGAAAAATGATAAAGCATACAGATCATTTATGTTTGGACAAGctgaaagaaaataagaagaaaaaactgAAATTGACTTCTGCATGCATAAGCTAATTTGTAGAAGCTCTCTCAAATAACTTctctacatttttatttttcacttgtGCACAAGCTAATTTTAACCTATAAAgagaataatttcatttttttcttcatatttttcttttctagaaaTCCTTATAAAAGacccaaaatcaaaatgaatgGAAATGCTTAAACAAAGAGACCATAACTGAATTTAATCATCACGCTAGAACAAACAGAAACCTTACCGAGGATAGAAATATCCAGCAAAAGCAGAAAACTCTTATCTAAGAGAGAAATGGATTCATAGAACccttttgtgtgtgtgtgtgaatatatatacatatatatatatattcaaactaAGAACTAAATGAAATGTCATCCAGAATTAGATAACCCTCCAAAAAATGGGACATAAAACTTTTATGTCATATAGAAGTGATGGGAAAAAACTCCTCTCACACCTAATGAGGGTCAAAGTACGAGACCATACACAAAACAACCTAAAAGTATGAATTTACATGATTAGACACCTCGTGTCTATTTCCACCAAATTGTCTCAAAAGTATTTCATTATATAACAATGCATTAGTTTTCCAGAAAAAACTTGAGAAAATTCTGTCGCATCTTAGGGCGGTGACCCTCTCTAGATTGAGTGtatcctttttcttcatatgATCCCTTTATAAAACAAAGCTTCATGACTGCCACCACAAATAAGACTCAATAGACTTTAATTATTTCACCTCTTCATCCATGCCTCATTATGAGAATGGGATTCTTCAAGAGTCAAGATGCATTCCTACCCCTACCTCTTGGAATATACCACCTGACTTTCCACTACCTGTATTAATGTCTGGAATTTTGGATTGATTTTGCAACAATAAGTTACGAGAGGTTATCTCATTcgacaaatttttaatataagcctc
This genomic interval from Vigna radiata var. radiata cultivar VC1973A chromosome 8, Vradiata_ver6, whole genome shotgun sequence contains the following:
- the LOC106769814 gene encoding 50S ribosomal protein L21, chloroplastic, with the translated sequence MATATVSTLCATFGTHCTISHNPKPLFSQPFNLNRFPSHSYNFTFSPRSPLAPVPKSSESAVAQTETETGSTEPEPTQIVSAKAPSWEPGLFAVVMIGSRQYIVHPGRKLVVQRLSGANVNDKIALHKVLLVGTDTSCYIGKPIVTNAVVYATVEEQGLDPKVIVFKYKKKKHYRRNIGHRQPHTRIRINSIMGYENYPKVTMDDIKSKDSES